In Maridesulfovibrio sp., a single genomic region encodes these proteins:
- the cobT gene encoding nicotinate-nucleotide--dimethylbenzimidazole phosphoribosyltransferase: protein MVDFTRENLVRFTKRIQEADSELEVAARAHLDNLTKPLGSLGRLEDLAVKMFVASGGCAPQADPARIYTIAGDHGVNAENVSFFPQEVTRQMVENFLAGGAGINVLAQTAGVDLVVVDAGCIGGDFPEHPQLIQRRIGCGTGNIAKGPAMNEEDCLRAVFMGIGLADEAYEQGIKTLGTGEMGVSNTTPSTALYCAYFGLDPADITGPGGGIDAAGVIRKTGVVRSALQANSEAVGGGDPLSILAALGGYEIAALAGLILGGAANRQIVCIDGFISTAAYAAASLICPAVGGYCVLSHASAEPGYAKVVEALGRRPLLHLGLRLGEGSGAALSVFMLRAAANIYNQMATFSDAGVASSC, encoded by the coding sequence ATGGTTGATTTTACAAGAGAGAATCTGGTCCGTTTCACAAAACGGATTCAGGAAGCGGACAGTGAACTTGAAGTCGCGGCCCGCGCGCATCTGGACAATCTCACCAAGCCGCTGGGCAGCCTTGGCCGGCTTGAGGATCTGGCGGTGAAAATGTTTGTGGCTTCCGGCGGATGCGCACCGCAGGCTGATCCCGCACGCATTTATACTATCGCCGGTGACCATGGGGTGAATGCGGAAAACGTGAGTTTTTTTCCGCAGGAAGTCACCCGGCAGATGGTGGAAAATTTTCTGGCCGGCGGAGCCGGTATAAATGTGCTGGCACAGACGGCCGGGGTGGACCTTGTGGTTGTCGATGCCGGATGCATCGGTGGAGATTTCCCGGAGCACCCGCAGCTTATTCAGCGCAGAATAGGTTGCGGAACCGGAAATATCGCCAAAGGTCCGGCCATGAATGAAGAGGACTGCCTGCGGGCTGTCTTCATGGGAATCGGATTAGCGGACGAGGCGTATGAACAGGGCATAAAAACTCTGGGAACCGGGGAGATGGGGGTTTCAAACACCACGCCGTCCACCGCGCTTTACTGCGCCTATTTCGGCCTTGATCCGGCAGACATAACCGGTCCGGGAGGTGGAATAGACGCCGCCGGAGTCATCCGCAAGACCGGGGTGGTCCGTTCGGCTCTGCAGGCCAATTCCGAGGCTGTAGGGGGCGGTGATCCTCTGAGTATACTGGCCGCATTGGGAGGATATGAAATTGCCGCACTGGCAGGTCTTATCCTCGGCGGGGCGGCAAACCGCCAGATCGTCTGCATCGATGGTTTCATCTCTACCGCCGCGTATGCCGCAGCGTCCCTGATATGTCCGGCTGTGGGCGGATACTGCGTCCTTTCGCATGCTTCTGCGGAGCCGGGCTACGCAAAGGTAGTGGAAGCGCTTGGCCGCAGACCGCTGCTGCATCTCGGCCTTCGATTGGGTGAAGGTTCCGGAGCAGCTCTTTCCGTTTTTATGCTTCGTGCTGCCGCGAATATATACAATCAGATGGCGACATTTTCAGACGCAGGGGTTGCTTCCAGCTGCTGA
- the selD gene encoding selenide, water dikinase SelD: protein MPSELVKTVKAAGUAAKIAPGDLEQVLHGLAVEDERLLTGIGGNEDSAIVSFPAGKALVQTVDFFTPVVNNPYWFGQIAAANSLSDVYAMGGEPWTVMNIVCYPMKTMGPEILREILKGGMDKTREAGAVLAGGHSVEDDEIKYGLSVTGMVDPDGFASNKGLRAGDHLLLTKPLGTGVLATALKADWDGAEKFERDVYKWASRLNKGGGKVIRELGIKGATDITGFGLGGHVLEMAEASGVAVELWLDSVPFMDDVIDLASMGMIPAGSFANRQYCSKQVHAAGSADPIMTDLVFDAQTSGGLILAVSEEQLDQAVDMLLEQGDLAAHVGQVLPYAEAEARLRIR from the coding sequence ATGCCAAGTGAATTGGTCAAGACTGTGAAAGCTGCCGGTTGAGCTGCCAAGATCGCTCCGGGGGACCTGGAGCAGGTACTGCACGGTCTGGCAGTTGAAGACGAGCGCCTTCTTACCGGTATCGGCGGCAATGAGGATTCCGCCATTGTTTCGTTCCCGGCCGGCAAGGCACTGGTTCAGACTGTGGATTTCTTCACTCCGGTGGTCAACAATCCGTACTGGTTCGGCCAGATTGCCGCTGCCAACTCCCTTTCGGACGTTTACGCCATGGGAGGGGAACCGTGGACCGTGATGAATATCGTCTGTTATCCCATGAAAACCATGGGACCGGAAATACTGCGCGAAATTTTAAAGGGCGGAATGGACAAGACCCGCGAGGCCGGTGCCGTGCTGGCCGGAGGTCACAGCGTTGAGGACGATGAAATCAAGTACGGTCTTTCCGTTACCGGCATGGTCGACCCTGACGGTTTTGCGTCCAACAAGGGCCTTCGCGCGGGAGATCATCTGCTTTTGACCAAGCCGCTGGGAACCGGTGTTCTGGCAACAGCCCTCAAGGCGGATTGGGACGGAGCAGAGAAATTTGAACGTGATGTATACAAATGGGCCTCCCGGCTGAACAAAGGCGGCGGGAAGGTAATCCGTGAACTCGGAATCAAGGGTGCTACGGACATAACCGGATTCGGACTTGGCGGGCATGTGCTTGAAATGGCCGAGGCTTCGGGGGTTGCCGTGGAGTTGTGGCTGGACAGCGTCCCGTTTATGGACGATGTAATTGATCTTGCTTCAATGGGTATGATTCCTGCGGGAAGCTTTGCCAACCGGCAGTACTGCAGCAAACAGGTCCATGCTGCCGGGAGCGCCGATCCGATAATGACCGACCTTGTTTTTGACGCGCAGACTTCAGGCGGGTTGATCCTCGCCGTTTCCGAAGAGCAGCTTGATCAGGCCGTGGATATGCTGCTTGAGCAGGGCGACCTTGCCGCACACGTAGGACAGGTGCTGCCTTACGCCGAAGCGGAGGCGCGGTTGCGTATTCGCTGA